In Petroclostridium xylanilyticum, the genomic window TCTGCAATCTCGTGAAAAATTTTGTCGTGCTCGGCTTTATTTACCTGCGCCGAATGCTCCAATGCCTTCAGGATTTGTGTGTTTTCATCCAGCTGAATTTTTATTGCAGCAATATCTTCTTTAATCACATCTATGTCATTTACCTTTTCTTTAATTACGTCTATGTCTTTTACCTTTTCTTTGATTACATCTATATCTTTTACTTTTTCTTTGATCTCGTCTATATCTGCCATCTGTTTCTTCATGTATTCAATGTCACTTTTCATTCCTGCCAGCAATTCTAAAATCTGCTGCTCCACCATCCCTCACTCTCCTTTTAACTTAGTTTTCCTATATCAATCATTATACCTTAACAGATTTTTAAATACAAGCTGTGAAATTTAAGAACCATCTCCAATTTTCCTTGTCATAATACTGCCTCAGCATGGCGTGCCACATGGCAGCTTATATTTACGGCCACCGGCAAGCCGGCAATATGGGTAGGAAAAGTTTCAATGTTCACTGCAAGTGCCGTGGTTGTCCCCCCCAATCCCTGCGGTCCAATCCCAAGCCTGTTTATCTTTTCCAGCAGTTCCTGCTCGAGACTTCCATAATACTCATTATGGCTTCTTTGATTGATTGGCCGCAAGAGGGCTTTTTTGGCAAGATATGCCGCTTTCTCCATAGTTCCCCCGATTCCAACCCCTACCACTATGGGAGGACATGGATTTGCTCCGGCCTGGTCTACCGTTTGAATAACAAAATCTATTACACCCTTTACACCATCTGAAGGCTTAAGCATTTTTACTGCACTCATATTCTCACTGCCAAAGCCTTTAGGCGCTGCAATTATTTTAATTTTGTCTCCCGGCACAATGTCATAATGTATGACAGCCGGTGTATTATCGCCTGTATTTACCCTGTCCAACGGATCTTTTACCACCGATTTCCGCAGATAGCCTTTTTCGTATCCCCTTCTTACACCTTCATTAATTGCATCAGTCAAACTGCCTCCAACGATATGGGCATCCTGTCCAGCTTCTACAAAGATAACCGCCATCCCCGTGTCCTGGCAAATGGGCATATTCTGCTCTTTCGCAATTTCTGCATTTTCTATCAGCTTATTTAATATGTCCTTTCCAACCGGTGATTTTTCACTTTCCATAAAATTTTGAATTCCATACTTAATATCCTCATTAAGATAATAGTTTGCATCTATACATAATTTTTCAACTGTTTCAATAACTTGATTCGCATTGATTTCACGCATTTTCCCCACTCCTATTTTTTTTAAGGATATTATATGATAATGGAGGAAAATTCTCAAGAATAGAAGAAGAAATAATAACTCAGTGCCTGGAGCTATTTATGTAGATACCTTTTTCCTTAAGAAATGTGTAGAAATCTTTGTTACCCTTAATGCCACAGTAAATCCACACTGGGATAATTCCTATCCCTAATGTAGCAATGATTATGCAAAGCATTACAAGTCCTTTTCCCACCATCCCGTGATAGAGGTACCAGAATGGTCCCGCTGCAAAAGCTGCCCAACTCCATCCTTTTTAAATGACATGGGGACGGTTCCTCAGTCACATAAAAAGTGCATGTGACAAACGAACCGTCCCCATGTCATCCCATGTCAGAGGAACCATCCCCATTGGTCGCTCTTAGTTATTTAAGTATGGGTCCAAGTCTTCTGCTTTTTCAATATTAAATATATTCAGTGCTATTTTTTTAAGCTGTTCTTCACCCAATCGCTCAATCTTCTGCCTGTAATCCGATGGAATGTTTTTAATTCTTTGTTCCAGTTGCATCATGATTACTTGCTCTATTCCTTTTTCTATTCCTTTTTCTATCCCTTTTTTCTCCGCAAATTTTATTACATTCAACATGCTTATCTCCTCCCATATCTCTTCATAATCATTCAAGTTTAAAAACTTATCGTTAATTTTTTGTACTTCCTGTTCATAAATTATGTCTCCATCATATTGCTTCATATGTATTATTTCAATTCTATAATTGATTGCACCCATCTCAAAAGCCTGTTCCAGCTGCTCATTTTTGCCACTGTATATTACCACTGTCTTGACAGGCTTTTTATGCTGCATTATCATTCTAGCATCGTACATGAATATTCTATAAAGTGTGTCTTGTATAAAGTCCGATTGAAACTCCAGATGCAATAAACTACTGTCCTTTAATTCAAACATAAAATCGGTATGCATGGTATTTGCTTCTATCTTGGGAAGTTCTGTAGGGAATATTCTCTCTATTTGTGCACATTTTATTCCCAAAAATTCCAATATCCTGTCCTTGAATACACCTGCCGCCAATTTGAATATCAAGTCATAATTCTTATCCGTTACTTTCTTTTGCATCTTTACACCTCCAGTTTATCATATTTGCCACCTATTGTAAATCCAGTATATATCAAACATATGTTCGTGTCAATGATGAAAATATAAGCCTCCTGCCCAATTTAAAACAGGTGGCTTAACACTTGCATCCGTGTCATGGTGTCATGGGTGTGATATGGGGACGGTTCGTCTGTCACATGCGCTTTTTGTGAAAATAGGGGACGGTTCTCGAAAATAGGGGACGGTTCTCTGTCACATCGAAAATAGGGGACGGTTCTCTGTCACATGCTCTTTTTATGTGTCAGAAGAACCGTCCCCTTGGTTTAGGTCGGTCTGTGTCAGAAGAACCGTCCCCTTGGTTTAGGTCTAAAGTCATAGGTCTAAAGTCCCAAAAACATCTTTGGTGTAATTATACAATATCGTAAAGATTTTGTAAATACTTTCCATAATTTTTTTTATAAAAAATAAAAAAATGACACAGGGACAGTTCTTTGTCACATTCGCTTTTTATGTGACAAAGAACCGTCCCTGTGTCATCTATGTGACAAAGAACTGTCCCTGTGTCATCTTCTAGGCAACTGTCACCTATTTAAGAAAAACTTTGCTAATCTCCAGCATGAATTCCATCAAACTGTTGAGATCTTTGTATTCCTGAACTCCATCGGCTTTGTCAGTCAGGAACTGTCTGATGCTTACAAGCAGTTCACCATCAACTTCTTCAAAATCAAAATTCTCTATTATTATAGCAAAGTCGCTGTATTTGGCAGCCATATACGCTCTGGTCTTTTCATAAGATGTTTTTGCTATGGCTTCAAGTGCATCATGCTCTGTTCGTTTTACTACAGTTAATGCCACATCGTAAATAAAAGCTTCGTAATCTTTGTCACTATCGCTGTTTTTACGTGAGTCATCGCTATTCATTGCATAATTATAGCAATCGACAATATAGTTGTATATTGCTTCTTGAGTTACTCCTTTACTAACCAGTGTGCTCAATTGGCTGCTGTACATGGTTTTTAACTCTTTTATCTCATCACTGATGATTTCGCGGCTCGCGACAATATTATCTCTTCCCAGATAAGAAAGGCTACGGATAACCCCAAGGATAAAACGTGCTTCATCTTCGGTAATATCGGAATTCACAATTTCTTCAAAAGGCTGTGCAAGACCTATTTCTTGAAGGAACCCGATAATCCTGTCATCAGAAAGGCTGAGAAAATCATCCCTGTGCTCTTTTAAAGTAGTCCACGCATCATCTTCAAGGGATAACAACGCCTTTTCGATTGCATCCAACACATCCGGCAGAGTATGACTTGCAGGAAGCATGGACTTAACTACCTCAACATTAAATGTGGTTGTACCGTTTGTATAACCACTCTTTTGGGCAGTTACCGTTACAGTTGTTGCGCCTTCTTTTTTTGCGGTTATTGTGATTTTGCTGCCATTCACCGATAAGCCTATAATATTAGCATCGCTAGCTGTAGCAGTTATTGTAGCACTATCGGGGTTTGTTGTTACCGTAATGTCCTTAGATGTTCCGGAGACTATTTTGACATCGTTAATCTTTGTAATGGATATAGATGTAGTATCAGACCCTCCGGAACCATCAGAAGACCCTCCGGATCCACCAGAACTGCCCCCCGAACTGCTGTCTGTCTGTTTTCCTTTTACTTCCTTTCCATTGATGAACGCAGTTAAATTATCACCAATGGTAACATTGTCAGGCTGCTGTTGAATGGTAACGCCATTTATGTTAATGACAGCATTTTTTATCTTTCCTTCGCCTTTTACGCTAGCAGGTGCATTAAAGGTAATTGTATCAACCATAGCAGCTTTGTCAATCTGGATAACTGTATCTTTTGCCTTATCACCTATCTCCAGCTTTCCTATAGAACCACCCAGTATATCAAGCTTTGCTTTGACAAATACCAACAGTTGTTCAACGACGGTATTGCCTGAAGTCTCCAGTCTTATTTTCCCGTCTTTTTTGGCCAGCTTTACTTTTTTAAGCTGTGAATCCTTTACGGTAATACTGTTTTCTCCTCCGCCACAGATAAGGGTTGTACCTTGCACCACCACATTATCCAAGGCTGCATTCCCCTGGCCTATTCCTTCGGTCAGGTAGAGGTTGCCTTTGATTTCCATATTTCTTAATGTTATTTCTCCCGTTACGGTTACATTTCCTTCTATGGTCTGTTTCCCTTCTTCAGGACCGTAAGTACCTGCTTGATTATACAGCGTTCCTACGGCACGGTCCAGCATTACTACTGCTTCTGCTCTGGTAATTGGATTGCCCGGCTTGTATGTCTTATCCGGGTATCCTTTTATGTATCCATTTTCTGCTACGGCTGCTACTGCATCCTTACTCCATGCCGCAATATTCTGCTTGTCATTAAAAACATCCAGAACCGCTGCATTCTGAGCCTTGTCCAGTTTCAGCACCCTTGACAGCATGACTGCTGCTTCTTGACGGGTAATCTTGTTATTGGGCTTCATACTCCCGTCGTCATATCCGGTAATGTATTCTACTGCTTTTGCCTTTGCTGCTTCTTCAGCGTACCAATCATTGGCAGAGACATCTGAAAAGCTTATTTGAGCTTTTTCACTATAGCCAAAAGCCCTATTGACAATCGCCATAAATTCTGCCCTGGTAATACTGTTTTCAGGCTTAAATGTACCATCTTCATAACCTTTTATAAGCCCTCTGTTAACCCCACTGCTAATCTGTGTCTCAGCCCAGTGTCCTTTTATGTCTGAAGGCTGAACAACTGCTTGTACACCGCTTGAGGCAGCTTCTGCCTGCACAGCAGCCACACCGCTTAACAGGCTTGTAACCAGTACAAATGCACTGGTTAAACAGCTTAGAACTTTCTTTAGTTTTGTCTGCATTAAAACCACTCCTTTTCGTTAGTAATAATCAGGTAATTACTAAAAAATGACCCTCCTGAAATTAAGTAAAAACTACATTTCATCAACGCTTAGGACACTTCCCTCCTCCCCAATTAAGATTATATTACTTTATTATTTATTCTATTTGCAATATAACCGGAGTTTCATTACCTTCTGTATCTACAAGAATTCCGGTAACAGTCAAAGGTGTAAAAAACTTTATTACTCCAACTGATACCCCGTCTCCATCTTTATCAAGAGATCCCATTAAGTCACTTACCTTTAAATCAACTTTACCATTTTGAAAGTTTACAGTTTTATCGGGAATCCCATCTATTAGACTTTTAACGGTTAAACTCTCGGCATTTTTAGAAGCATTTATAGTAAATTCTGTAAACTTGTCTTCGTCTTTAATATTTGACGGTAATGTAGCTTTAAATTCATTTTCTCCGACTTTTTCAGCCGCTATAGTTATACCACCAACTTTTACTGCAGCGGATATAATCTCCGCCGACCCCGGCTCAACAGGATCATTAACAATACCGCCACCGGCAGCCGGTGTTCCTCCAACTTCCTGGCCGCCTACATTGGCTGATATACCTTCTGCTACTTCTACTTTAACAGGTTTTTGCTCTATCGTTACCCCTGCTGCCTTTATCACAGCGTTTTCAATCTTTCCTTCACCTTTAACCGCTACAGCAGCATTAAGTGTTAGCGTGGATACAGTTACTTCCTTAGCTATACTAATTACTGCACCTTTTGCTTGTTCGGCTACTTCTAATTTACCTACATTACCTTTTAATATACTTATATTAATTTTTGGAGAAGCAACCGTAATTTGCTCAAAGTCACCTGAAAATTGTACTTCTTCACCTTCAGGAATATCTGCTGAAAGTACACATTCCCCAAATCCCTTCTCTGTTAATCCTTCTTCTTCCAGCTTCGCTCCTGAGTTTAGTATAATCTTGCCTACTTTTGTGCTGCCTTTAGCTACAATCCTTACCTTTCCTGTTTTTGTATTAACGATGGTTATTCTCAGTTCAGAGTCTTTAACAACAATACTGTTAGGTCCACCGCCTTTTATAACGGTTTTTCCATTGATAGCAACATTATCTAGTGCTACCTCTCCATCACCAATAGCTTCTGTCAAATATAAATTTCCTTTTATCTCGGTGTTACGTAGTGTAACATCGGTAGAGGCTATAGTGACATTTCCTTCAATGGTTTCCTTACCCTGTTCCGGACCGTAGGTTCCTGCCGCATTGTATAAAACACCGGCAACCCGGTCTAACATAACAATGGATTCTGCTCTTGTTATTGACTTTGCCGGTTTGCATGTCCCGTCAGGATATCCACCCATGTAGCCCTCTTTTACTACTGCACCAACATATCCTTTACTCCAACCGGCTATTTGTGCTGCATCACTAAATCTACCCAATAGGTTTGAATCCTCAACTTTTTCAAGTTCCATAATTCTGGAAATGATAGCAGCTACTTCTTGACGGGTAATTTGATTGTTTGGCTTCATTGTTCCATCATCATAACCTGTTATGTACCCTACTGCTTTTGCCTTTGCTGCTTCTTCAGCGTACCAATCATTGGCAGAGACATCTGAAAAGCTTATTTGAGCTTTTTCACTATAGCCAAAAGCCCTATTGACAATCGCCATAAATTCTGCCCTGGTAATACTGTTTTCAGGTTTAAATGTACCATCTTCATAACCTTTTATAAGCCCTCTGTTAACCCCACTGCTAATCTGTGTCTCAGCCCAGTGTCCTTTTATGTCTGAAGGCTGAACAACTGCTTGTACACCGCTTGAGGCAGCTTCTGCCTGCACAGCAGCCACACCGCTTAACAGGCTTGTAACCAGTACAAATGCACTGGTTAAACAGCTTAGAACTTTCTTAGTTCTTATTTGCAACTAAACCACTCCTAAATTAAATTTAAACAAACACATGCTGCTGAAAGTTATATTGTAATTATAATACCATATTTTTACTATATCCGCTATATTTTTTTATAATGGTAAGGTGTATATTTTATTTTTGAAGAATATTAAATGCGCCCTATTTTAACAGGTGCTCATATTTTTCATATAAGGCTTTAAGTTCATTTTTCTTCTCAGGTGTTAATCTCTGCCGCAATATTGCCATAGCTTCCTGTTTTTCAGCTTCGGTTACGCCACTCTTCGCTAATTGATATAGCCTTGATATATCATCACGAGTCACACTACCTACTACAATGGAAAGAGCCTTTGTTTTATC contains:
- a CDS encoding fumarate hydratase, translated to MREINANQVIETVEKLCIDANYYLNEDIKYGIQNFMESEKSPVGKDILNKLIENAEIAKEQNMPICQDTGMAVIFVEAGQDAHIVGGSLTDAINEGVRRGYEKGYLRKSVVKDPLDRVNTGDNTPAVIHYDIVPGDKIKIIAAPKGFGSENMSAVKMLKPSDGVKGVIDFVIQTVDQAGANPCPPIVVGVGIGGTMEKAAYLAKKALLRPINQRSHNEYYGSLEQELLEKINRLGIGPQGLGGTTTALAVNIETFPTHIAGLPVAVNISCHVARHAEAVL
- a CDS encoding DUF4351 domain-containing protein yields the protein MQKKVTDKNYDLIFKLAAGVFKDRILEFLGIKCAQIERIFPTELPKIEANTMHTDFMFELKDSSLLHLEFQSDFIQDTLYRIFMYDARMIMQHKKPVKTVVIYSGKNEQLEQAFEMGAINYRIEIIHMKQYDGDIIYEQEVQKINDKFLNLNDYEEIWEEISMLNVIKFAEKKGIEKGIEKGIEQVIMMQLEQRIKNIPSDYRQKIERLGEEQLKKIALNIFNIEKAEDLDPYLNN
- a CDS encoding S-layer homology domain-containing protein — its product is MQTKLKKVLSCLTSAFVLVTSLLSGVAAVQAEAASSGVQAVVQPSDIKGHWAETQISSGVNRGLIKGYEDGTFKPENSITRAEFMAIVNRAFGYSEKAQISFSDVSANDWYAEEAAKAKAVEYITGYDDGSMKPNNKITRQEAAVMLSRVLKLDKAQNAAVLDVFNDKQNIAAWSKDAVAAVAENGYIKGYPDKTYKPGNPITRAEAVVMLDRAVGTLYNQAGTYGPEEGKQTIEGNVTVTGEITLRNMEIKGNLYLTEGIGQGNAALDNVVVQGTTLICGGGENSITVKDSQLKKVKLAKKDGKIRLETSGNTVVEQLLVFVKAKLDILGGSIGKLEIGDKAKDTVIQIDKAAMVDTITFNAPASVKGEGKIKNAVININGVTIQQQPDNVTIGDNLTAFINGKEVKGKQTDSSSGGSSGGSGGSSDGSGGSDTTSISITKINDVKIVSGTSKDITVTTNPDSATITATASDANIIGLSVNGSKITITAKKEGATTVTVTAQKSGYTNGTTTFNVEVVKSMLPASHTLPDVLDAIEKALLSLEDDAWTTLKEHRDDFLSLSDDRIIGFLQEIGLAQPFEEIVNSDITEDEARFILGVIRSLSYLGRDNIVASREIISDEIKELKTMYSSQLSTLVSKGVTQEAIYNYIVDCYNYAMNSDDSRKNSDSDKDYEAFIYDVALTVVKRTEHDALEAIAKTSYEKTRAYMAAKYSDFAIIIENFDFEEVDGELLVSIRQFLTDKADGVQEYKDLNSLMEFMLEISKVFLK
- a CDS encoding S-layer homology domain-containing protein — its product is MQIRTKKVLSCLTSAFVLVTSLLSGVAAVQAEAASSGVQAVVQPSDIKGHWAETQISSGVNRGLIKGYEDGTFKPENSITRAEFMAIVNRAFGYSEKAQISFSDVSANDWYAEEAAKAKAVGYITGYDDGTMKPNNQITRQEVAAIISRIMELEKVEDSNLLGRFSDAAQIAGWSKGYVGAVVKEGYMGGYPDGTCKPAKSITRAESIVMLDRVAGVLYNAAGTYGPEQGKETIEGNVTIASTDVTLRNTEIKGNLYLTEAIGDGEVALDNVAINGKTVIKGGGPNSIVVKDSELRITIVNTKTGKVRIVAKGSTKVGKIILNSGAKLEEEGLTEKGFGECVLSADIPEGEEVQFSGDFEQITVASPKINISILKGNVGKLEVAEQAKGAVISIAKEVTVSTLTLNAAVAVKGEGKIENAVIKAAGVTIEQKPVKVEVAEGISANVGGQEVGGTPAAGGGIVNDPVEPGSAEIISAAVKVGGITIAAEKVGENEFKATLPSNIKDEDKFTEFTINASKNAESLTVKSLIDGIPDKTVNFQNGKVDLKVSDLMGSLDKDGDGVSVGVIKFFTPLTVTGILVDTEGNETPVILQIE